One Fibrobacter succinogenes genomic window, TGCTCATAATCCGGAATCTTCTGCTGATGTTGCCGCAAGCTCCAGCTCTGTAGCGGCTCCATCATCTAGCGCAGATGTTGCTCCGGCAAGTTCCTCTAGCGAAGCTAAGGTTGAAAGCTCCAGTTCTGAAAAGGTCCCTGCTGTTAGCTCATCTAGCTCCGAAAAAAAGGTCGAATCATCTTCGAGCGAAGCCCCGAAACAGTCCGGCATTTTCCTTGCCGATGGTAAGGAAGAAGAAAAGGACCAGATGGAAGTCAACTACATCGAACATACCGGTTTTGACGGCGGTGGAATTCTTGCTTATCCGAAACGCCTTTCTAGCGACAAGAAGCATGCTGTTGTCGTTTGGGGACCGGGTGGCGGTACTGAACCGGGCGCATATGGTGGAATGATCCATCGTCTCGCTTCTCATGGCTTTGTTGTGATTGCGCTCCGCGAATCTCCGGGTAACGCTTCTCAGGGCAAGCCTGCTCTTGATTGGCTCGAAAAGAAGAATAACGATCCGAACGATCCGCTTTACCAGAAACTTGACATGACGAAGGTCGGTTGCTCCGGCCACTCCATGGGCGGCCTCGAATCCGAACAGATGGTGATTCAGGACAAGCGCGTGATTACCGCCATGCTCAACAATAGCGGTGACCTTGGTCATTCTGCAATGGCGAAGGTTCCGACCGATAAGACCATTGGCATTGTCTATGGAAACAACGGTATGGAACGCCCGAATGCCGAAGCCGACTACAACAATGGCGGCGTGAAGGCTCCGGCTTGCTTGATCATGATGGAAGGCGCTGACTGGGGGCATGGTTCTGGTCCGTGGGGCGGCATGGCTGCAACGGTTGCCTGGATGCGTTGGCACCTCGGTGGCGAAGATTTCCGCAAGGCTGATTTTGTCGGCGCCAGTGGCAAGTACATTAATGAGCGTATCATTGGTGGCGATGGCAATTGGAACGGCAAGTGTAAGAACTTCTAATTTTTCATTCTAAACACTCCAAAACACCAAGCGTCTCGATCCTTGTGGTCGGGACGTTTGTTTTGTGTTATGGAATGACTTTGGGGGAAAATGATTTGTTGGCTGCTGTGAAAATAATTCTCTTATTTTAAAGAGAAAACTGTATATTTTGATATATATTCTGTAATATTAGAGAATTATTAATTGTGTTTTTCGGAAAAAAATAGTATATTGATTATAAACGGAGGGTGTGTTTATGGAAAAGCTTCATTCGCAATATTCTGCACAGACGGATGAATCGATTCTTGCTCTTTTGGGAAAGCGATTGGCGTCGTTTAGGGTCAGGAATAACTGGACCCAGGCGGATCTTGCTAAAAAAGCTGGCGTTGGCAAGGGAACGGTGGAGCGCATTGAACGTGGTGAATCAGTGCAGGTTTTGAACTTGGTCAAGGTATTGCGTGCTTGCGGCAATGTAGATGTGTTTTTGAACATATTCCCTGATGAAACCCCTTCACCGATGCAACTTTTGTACATGGGCAAAATGAAGCTCCGTCAGCGGGCAAGAACGTCGGGCAAAAAGGCTCGGGTTAGCAATGCTGTTGCGGATAATTCCGCTGAATATACTGCTTTTGACGATGATTCCGATGGCGATATGCAAGAGCGCAAAACAGCTTGGGTTTGGGACGAGGATAAGTAGCGGTA contains:
- a CDS encoding alpha/beta hydrolase, which encodes MKSKLLKTMVLASSLAFFNCGDDAATSAISNYSGLSSSSAAEVQLVDDSSSSTSDVQGGELNQQGGTEISSAAESSSATAHNPESSADVAASSSSVAAPSSSADVAPASSSSEAKVESSSSEKVPAVSSSSSEKKVESSSSEAPKQSGIFLADGKEEEKDQMEVNYIEHTGFDGGGILAYPKRLSSDKKHAVVVWGPGGGTEPGAYGGMIHRLASHGFVVIALRESPGNASQGKPALDWLEKKNNDPNDPLYQKLDMTKVGCSGHSMGGLESEQMVIQDKRVITAMLNNSGDLGHSAMAKVPTDKTIGIVYGNNGMERPNAEADYNNGGVKAPACLIMMEGADWGHGSGPWGGMAATVAWMRWHLGGEDFRKADFVGASGKYINERIIGGDGNWNGKCKNF
- a CDS encoding helix-turn-helix domain-containing protein codes for the protein MEKLHSQYSAQTDESILALLGKRLASFRVRNNWTQADLAKKAGVGKGTVERIERGESVQVLNLVKVLRACGNVDVFLNIFPDETPSPMQLLYMGKMKLRQRARTSGKKARVSNAVADNSAEYTAFDDDSDGDMQERKTAWVWDEDK